The genome window CTTTTTACGATTCTTCCCAGGTCACGATAGTCTGACTACAAAATCTGGCGAGCAGAATCGCGCAGGGCCCTTGGACCATGACTCTTTCGAATTCGTTCGCTCAGAGTCCCGCTACTTTTCTCGCTTGACTTCTCTTGCGACGTGGCGAAGTGAATATCTCCTACGAACCCGTCTTTTGAGGGGCCTCATCAGAGGTAAACCAGGTGCTAAGCCTGGCGGCATTGGAGCATCTGGCCGAAGCAGTAAGAAGACAAGCGCTGTCTTGACCTACAACTCGAAGCTGCCCTGGGCTGTGACCCACATCCATGCCGACTTCACTGTCAAGAAGGCTCCCCGGGTTATTCACGGCACTGCCGACCTTGGTGCCGCGACCTTGAGTGATTCTTTTATTGGCAAGGTGGAGAAATGGGGATTCCGAGACCCTTTCACCATTCTACAGCTGGACGAGGTGTTTCCCAATCTTGAGCCATATGGTGCTGGCGATGGACCCGCCGCTTGCCCAAACGTCATGGATGTCAGCCAGCCCTATGGCATGCTCTCCGGCGAAGGCTTTCCAGGCGGACGTGCCTACTACCGCCCGATCAATGAGATGCATGGTCGGTATCTTGGTAGCGACACTGGCGTAATCGACACCTACCCCGATATTCCCAAGATCCCTGAACTATCAGAAGCGATTTCGGCCGTTTGGGTTGCTAAATCCACTGCTGTACCCAACATTACGCACTCCACGGTCGGGATCATCACCGGCTCAACTCTCGGAATCGTCACTACGTATGCGCTCCACGGAGACGGAAGTGGCCCGCGGCATCCCAACGGCGAGATGACAGCGCGATGGGTGCTCAGCCCCGGTGTTCCGATCGTCTCAATCAAAGTCGACGATCAGTATACCCAGAAGCGCAAGACTGCCCAGCGCGTATGGGCTGTGGCTCTTAATGCCCTGGGAGAGGTGTTCTACCTGGTCGACGTGCCGAAGACAAGTCTGGAGCGATCTAAAGGCGAAGATGTCACCAAGAACGCATGGTTCGCCGGACGCTCAGTCTACTGGCGGCTCATCGACGACTCCCGTCGCCAGGCTCGGCCCGATGAGTTCGACAAGCATGCTCTCCGAGGTGCTTATTCGCCTCGATCTCCCGCAGACGCGATGAACTTGAGTAAAGAGCAACTCGTCGCGGAAGCCCGTGAGATTGAAAAATTCCTCCGTTACAAGCCGTCACATTTCCGGAAGGTCTGTGATGGCTGGGACATGCGAAGAAGACTGGAGGTCGACTTTGCGAACGATGACGCCGGCGGCGCCGGGGAGGTCATTGTCTCTATTCATTGCGGGCTGGAGGAGACACATCCCCCGAGCGTCACTCGCTATGCCCGAGCCATGTCCCAAACGCCGCGACAGACTCCAGACACTGTGGAAGATACTGCTGCAGTCTATCAGGATGTCCCTCCAGTGCAGCAGTCAATATTTGGATCGGGAAGAGACTACAAGCATGAGTCTCAGTCCCAGCCCAAGCCTACCAAGACTGTGGTTAAGGGCGATGTGACACCCATCTCGTCCGGCTCGCTAACGCCCCAGGCAAAGCTCAATTCCATGGATGAATGGGCCGTTGCTACAATGTCACTCGGCAACTATGGAGGTTCAGAGATCACTGCGTCGGCTCTTGATTTGTCGTCACACGCACTTCTCACATTAACGGAAGACCCTCTGCAATTTGGGTCCAGACCTGCTGCCACTCCTACAATGACACCACAGACTGCCGAATCGTCGACAGAAATTCCTGGTCGGCGAACCCGTATGCTGGCTGTCGGAACCAAGGACGGATCAGTTGTTGTCTGGAACTGTCGCGAGCAGCGCAGTATGTCCACCATCTCCCCTCTTCGCATCATTCAAACAGAGTCTCCCGAGATCAGTTGCCTGGCCTTGACGGCTTTGTATCTGGTACACGGCGGAAATGATGGCTTGGTACAAGCATGGGACCCGCTGGCATCTTCGCTCGAGCCGCTCCGTACACTCAATGGACGTTCCAACGGTCGAGTACCCCGTCACATGATGACGATGAACCCTGCGCTCCCGATCGATACATACTCAGCTGCTCGAGCCATCTACCTCGACCCTGATCCTACTGTGTTGCGTGGTATTACGTCTTTCGGGGCCTTCCTGCGTTACTGGTCTTACAGCGCCACTCACCAGCCACCTGGTCGTAAACGTCGGCTTCGACACGCCGATGTTCACGGCCGCCTTGCTACTAGGCGCCAGGGCGGGAATGTTTCTGGCTACATTGCCGCAGAGACTGCAGAGCTTCGGCGAGAGGAGGAACAGGACATTAAAGAAGAAGCCTGGTTGCGCAACAGATTTGGCGTTGGCGCTTTTGGCGACTTGACCGAGGAGGAGGCTCTCCAATATGCGGAAATGATATCCCAGGAGACACTGCTGCTCGAGGAGCAGCGTCGCACTAGCGCCAGCGACACTGGTTCTGCCGCCGATGCTAGCTTCGACACGGTATCGTCCTTCAGCGAAAGTACCGTGGACACAGTTACACCGGAGCCCAGTATTACTGGCTTTACCCCCCCGCCTCCCGTCGTTGAGGAAGAAGACGAGTACGAACAGCAGCTCCAGCAAGCTCTTCGACTTTCTCTGATGGAGGCTACCGACGATGTGGCTCAGTCTCCTCGCAAGAACAGCTCCAGTGATTTCGAGTTTGCCATCAAGTACAAGTCCAAACCGGCGAAGAAGACGACAAAGAGAACACCCTCCATGTCTCCCCCGGCAACTTACAAGCCTATCGCTGGCGCCAAAGCAGGTTCTTCCAGCAAAGCCACGCCTAGGGACGACGACCTTGAGTTGGCTCTCTTGCTCAGTAGTGCTGGATCCGCGAGCCACCCTGCACCACGAGATGATGATTTGGAGCTGGCTTTGCGGCTGAGTCTGCAAGAGAATGGTGC of Colletotrichum lupini chromosome 8, complete sequence contains these proteins:
- a CDS encoding F-box domain-containing protein, which gives rise to MQHWPTESSETQHQQDNPSDTTTSVQHGFCSRQQPNGVAALRREETGSASPRSVPDGGRRDSFDAVSAAQLDEKLRRLSFDDSASVDSHSAVAGQRVIDYENAQTPSTPRQALGFKVIKRSENRPDSVQLTDFPNELLTHVLSHLHPDSHSAIALVSKRFYSLVTTPHAWRMAFLRFFPGHDSLTTKSGEQNRAGPLDHDSFEFVRSESRYFSRLTSLATWRSEYLLRTRLLRGLIRGKPGAKPGGIGASGRSSKKTSAVLTYNSKLPWAVTHIHADFTVKKAPRVIHGTADLGAATLSDSFIGKVEKWGFRDPFTILQLDEVFPNLEPYGAGDGPAACPNVMDVSQPYGMLSGEGFPGGRAYYRPINEMHGRYLGSDTGVIDTYPDIPKIPELSEAISAVWVAKSTAVPNITHSTVGIITGSTLGIVTTYALHGDGSGPRHPNGEMTARWVLSPGVPIVSIKVDDQYTQKRKTAQRVWAVALNALGEVFYLVDVPKTSLERSKGEDVTKNAWFAGRSVYWRLIDDSRRQARPDEFDKHALRGAYSPRSPADAMNLSKEQLVAEAREIEKFLRYKPSHFRKVCDGWDMRRRLEVDFANDDAGGAGEVIVSIHCGLEETHPPSVTRYARAMSQTPRQTPDTVEDTAAVYQDVPPVQQSIFGSGRDYKHESQSQPKPTKTVVKGDVTPISSGSLTPQAKLNSMDEWAVATMSLGNYGGSEITASALDLSSHALLTLTEDPLQFGSRPAATPTMTPQTAESSTEIPGRRTRMLAVGTKDGSVVVWNCREQRSMSTISPLRIIQTESPEISCLALTALYLVHGGNDGLVQAWDPLASSLEPLRTLNGRSNGRVPRHMMTMNPALPIDTYSAARAIYLDPDPTVLRGITSFGAFLRYWSYSATHQPPGRKRRLRHADVHGRLATRRQGGNVSGYIAAETAELRREEEQDIKEEAWLRNRFGVGAFGDLTEEEALQYAEMISQETLLLEEQRRTSASDTGSAADASFDTVSSFSESTVDTVTPEPSITGFTPPPPVVEEEDEYEQQLQQALRLSLMEATDDVAQSPRKNSSSDFEFAIKYKSKPAKKTTKRTPSMSPPATYKPIAGAKAGSSSKATPRDDDLELALLLSSAGSASHPAPRDDDLELALRLSLQENGAGDFSSLGIQQEQEEFPMLETRGKGKGKM